In a genomic window of Flavobacterium crassostreae:
- a CDS encoding DUF4175 family protein encodes MEISNAIYQKLEAFIRKYYWNELLRGIIFFIGLGLLYFLFTLFIEYFLWLQPLARTVLFWTFILVEVFLLLRLILFPLFKLFKLQKGLSYPEASILIGNHFANVKDTLTNFLQLSSKTASLEMSELLAASITQKANALQPIPFGNAIVLKANKKYLPLVAIPLVLFGLFYWSGNTALLSQSLHRVVHYNTAFLPPAPFEFVVVNRHLETQQNKDFVLKIKTVGKLVPEQVQIVMGSESYFLESTKTGEFQFKITNPNANVPFYLKANEVVSKDYLLQVLAVPSISDFEMQLQFPAYLHQKARSIQGTGNAVVPEGTQITWKIKTQATQSVTWFNGKQQIAFQKAPNGFILHKNIVQNTEYQISTSNAKLPNHEKLDYQLTVIPDQYPSIQVQPAPDSLQLGASYLLGQLADDYGISKLEVVYYPKAKPTLAQRATLKSSSKNVSQFVFAFPSNLSIKEGVVYDYYFEVSDNDALHNFKRSKSGVFSMAVLTTTEKQEQILEQQNQSIQNLENALNKQNKQISALDKLQKSGKENQNFDFKEQQKLSDFIQKQEKQDALMKQFSDKMKDNLEQFKPEKKEALKEGLLQRLEKASKDLEENKKLLDELKSINDKIQNEDLQSKLEKLEQNSKNQVKNLKQLVELTKKYYVEKKAEQIAEKLNTLSEKQEKLADQKESNTLEKQEKINTEFDTIKKELEALKKDNQNLVSPLALPNEALDNKKVDMDLQNATQELKKQNQDKAKPKQKDAAKKMQSMAKKMSESLQENADKEMEEDVKMLRQILDNLVAFSLSQEELLNQFKSSKSSSATISKKIKWQQNLKEQFQHLDDSLYAMSLRNPTIAEDVTKQIGNMQYNIDNSLERFTDMQFAKGISHQQYTIAAANKLGDFLSNYLSVMQLSLSQPGSGKPKPGDGDAMQLPDIIKRQEGLGQKIKSAIESGKDPGDKNPGNSKGSKDGEGKDGEGDAKEILEIYKEQQLLREALDRELKKQGFSMGGQNALEQMKQLEKQLLNKGLTPDNLQKILRIQRELLQLDTAIKEQGEDPKRQSEISKNQFSANAKPLPKALLDYLNSIEILNRQSLPLRSNFNHKVQEYFNKK; translated from the coding sequence TTGGAAATATCAAACGCCATTTATCAAAAGCTCGAAGCATTCATTAGAAAGTACTATTGGAATGAACTCCTTCGGGGTATCATTTTTTTTATCGGTTTAGGGCTTTTGTATTTTTTGTTCACCCTATTTATTGAATATTTTCTTTGGCTCCAACCCTTAGCCAGAACGGTTTTGTTTTGGACCTTCATTCTAGTAGAAGTTTTCTTGTTGCTTCGGCTGATACTTTTTCCGCTTTTTAAACTTTTTAAATTACAAAAAGGACTTTCGTATCCGGAAGCTTCGATACTTATAGGCAATCATTTTGCTAATGTAAAAGATACGTTGACTAATTTTTTGCAGCTTTCTTCCAAAACCGCTTCTCTAGAAATGTCCGAATTATTAGCGGCATCCATCACCCAAAAAGCCAATGCACTTCAACCCATTCCTTTTGGTAACGCTATTGTTTTAAAAGCCAACAAAAAATACCTTCCATTGGTTGCAATTCCGTTGGTATTATTTGGGCTGTTTTATTGGTCTGGCAATACGGCACTTCTTTCTCAAAGTTTGCATCGGGTAGTGCATTACAATACGGCTTTTTTACCACCAGCACCATTTGAATTTGTTGTAGTAAACCGCCATTTAGAAACCCAACAAAATAAAGATTTTGTTCTTAAAATTAAAACTGTCGGTAAGCTCGTTCCAGAACAAGTCCAGATTGTGATGGGTTCCGAAAGTTATTTTTTAGAAAGCACCAAAACAGGCGAATTTCAATTTAAGATCACCAATCCCAATGCCAATGTTCCTTTTTATTTGAAAGCAAACGAAGTAGTTTCTAAGGATTATTTGTTGCAAGTACTTGCAGTACCTTCCATTTCTGATTTTGAAATGCAATTGCAGTTTCCGGCATATCTACACCAAAAAGCACGCAGTATCCAAGGAACTGGCAATGCAGTAGTACCAGAGGGCACTCAAATAACTTGGAAAATCAAAACCCAAGCTACCCAAAGCGTAACCTGGTTTAATGGTAAACAACAAATTGCTTTCCAAAAAGCACCAAATGGCTTTATTTTGCATAAAAATATAGTTCAAAACACAGAATATCAAATTAGTACCTCCAATGCTAAGCTGCCCAACCACGAAAAACTGGATTACCAACTAACGGTTATCCCTGATCAGTATCCTAGCATACAGGTACAGCCCGCCCCGGATAGTTTACAACTCGGAGCCTCCTATCTTTTGGGACAGCTTGCAGATGATTATGGTATTTCAAAACTTGAGGTAGTTTATTATCCTAAAGCAAAACCTACATTGGCTCAACGTGCAACACTCAAGAGTAGTTCTAAAAATGTGTCTCAATTTGTGTTTGCATTTCCGAGTAATCTTTCTATTAAAGAAGGAGTAGTGTATGACTATTATTTTGAAGTTTCAGATAATGATGCTTTGCATAATTTTAAGCGTAGCAAATCTGGGGTGTTTTCTATGGCTGTTTTAACTACTACAGAAAAACAAGAGCAAATTTTAGAACAACAAAACCAGAGCATACAGAACTTAGAAAATGCATTAAACAAACAAAACAAACAAATTTCGGCATTAGATAAACTTCAAAAGTCGGGTAAAGAAAACCAAAACTTTGATTTTAAAGAACAACAAAAGCTATCTGATTTTATCCAAAAGCAAGAAAAACAAGATGCTTTGATGAAACAATTTTCGGACAAAATGAAAGATAATTTAGAGCAATTTAAACCAGAAAAAAAAGAAGCTCTTAAAGAAGGTTTGTTACAACGTTTAGAAAAGGCTAGTAAAGATTTAGAAGAAAATAAAAAACTTCTAGACGAATTAAAAAGCATTAATGACAAAATCCAGAATGAAGACCTACAAAGCAAGCTTGAAAAATTGGAGCAAAACAGCAAAAACCAAGTCAAGAATTTAAAGCAATTAGTAGAGCTTACCAAAAAGTATTATGTAGAGAAGAAGGCAGAACAAATTGCTGAGAAATTAAATACGCTATCCGAGAAGCAAGAAAAATTAGCAGACCAAAAGGAGTCCAATACGCTGGAAAAACAAGAAAAAATAAACACCGAATTTGATACTATCAAAAAAGAACTGGAAGCTTTAAAGAAAGACAATCAAAATTTGGTATCTCCTTTGGCATTGCCTAATGAGGCTTTAGATAACAAAAAAGTTGATATGGATTTGCAAAACGCTACCCAAGAATTAAAAAAACAAAACCAAGATAAGGCAAAACCCAAACAAAAAGATGCTGCCAAGAAAATGCAATCTATGGCCAAGAAGATGTCCGAATCTCTCCAAGAAAATGCAGACAAAGAAATGGAAGAAGATGTAAAAATGCTGCGTCAGATTTTGGATAACCTAGTTGCTTTTTCTTTGTCACAAGAAGAATTATTAAATCAATTTAAAAGTTCTAAAAGCAGTTCTGCTACCATTAGCAAAAAAATTAAATGGCAACAAAATCTCAAAGAACAGTTCCAACATCTAGACGATAGTCTCTATGCGATGTCTTTGCGTAATCCCACCATAGCCGAAGACGTAACCAAACAAATAGGCAATATGCAGTACAATATTGATAATTCTTTAGAACGTTTTACCGATATGCAATTTGCAAAAGGTATTTCCCATCAGCAATACACTATTGCTGCAGCCAATAAATTAGGAGATTTTTTGAGTAATTATCTTAGTGTCATGCAGCTTTCTTTGTCCCAACCGGGTTCCGGAAAACCAAAACCCGGTGATGGTGACGCAATGCAATTGCCAGATATAATCAAAAGACAAGAAGGCTTGGGTCAAAAAATAAAAAGCGCTATAGAATCTGGCAAAGATCCTGGCGACAAAAACCCTGGCAATTCTAAAGGAAGTAAGGATGGAGAAGGAAAGGATGGAGAAGGAGATGCTAAAGAAATTCTAGAAATTTATAAAGAACAACAATTACTTAGAGAAGCATTGGATCGTGAATTAAAAAAACAAGGATTCTCTATGGGCGGCCAAAATGCTTTAGAACAAATGAAGCAACTAGAAAAACAACTTCTGAACAAAGGACTTACACCAGATAATTTGCAAAAAATACTTCGTATACAAAGAGAATTATTACAATTGGACACTGCTATTAAAGAACAAGGCGAGGATCCTAAAAGACAATCTGAAATCAGTAAAAACCAATTTAGCGCTAATGCTAAGCCTTTGCCTAAGGCCTTGTTAGATTATTTAAATAGCATAGAGATTTTGAATAGACAATCCTTACCTTTGCGTTCCAATTTTAACCATAAGGTTCAAGAATATTTTAATAAAAAATGA
- the gltX gene encoding glutamate--tRNA ligase, protein MSKQVRVRFAPSPTGPLHIGGVRTALFNYLFAKKNGGTFYLRIEDTDQNRFVPGAEAYIMEALEWLGIAPDETIGKNEKFGPYRQSERKAIYQKYADQLIASGWAYYAFDTPEDLDAQRKADEKEGKTFIYNHTNREKLDTSLVLTPEQLAKRLEKAEPYVIRFKTPVEQTLHLQDIIRGDVKFETSLLDDKVLFKSDGMPTYHLANIVDDHLMETTHVIRGEEWLPSLPLHVLLYQAFGWETPEFAHLPLILKPVGNGKLSKRDGDKLGFPVFPLEWKTDQGIATGYRENGFFPETVINFLALLGWNDGTDKELFSLEELVASFDLKRVHKAGAKFDPEKNKWFNHQYLMLQSDEALAKAFSPILSEKNIETSQYNLVRIVSLIKERSHFVSEFWDSSDFFFQAPTQYDAKATKNWKEETPDLMLQLIHVLEPIDDFTATNLETIVKDWMQNNQIGMGKIMQPFRLSLVGALKGPHLFDIAELIGKTETINRIHKAINNL, encoded by the coding sequence ATGTCAAAGCAAGTTAGAGTGCGATTTGCACCAAGTCCAACAGGACCATTACATATAGGAGGAGTTCGAACGGCCTTATTTAATTATTTATTTGCCAAAAAAAATGGCGGTACTTTCTATTTAAGAATAGAAGATACCGACCAAAATAGGTTTGTTCCAGGAGCAGAAGCATATATAATGGAAGCCTTAGAATGGCTGGGTATTGCCCCAGATGAAACCATTGGAAAAAATGAAAAATTTGGGCCATACCGTCAAAGCGAAAGAAAAGCAATCTACCAAAAATATGCCGACCAATTGATTGCAAGTGGTTGGGCATATTATGCCTTTGATACACCAGAAGATTTAGATGCACAAAGAAAAGCAGATGAAAAAGAAGGGAAAACCTTTATTTATAACCATACCAATAGAGAAAAACTAGATACCTCTTTAGTGCTCACTCCAGAGCAACTAGCCAAAAGATTAGAAAAAGCAGAGCCGTATGTAATCCGTTTTAAAACTCCCGTAGAACAAACCTTACACTTACAAGACATTATCAGAGGCGATGTGAAATTTGAAACCAGTCTGTTGGATGATAAAGTATTGTTTAAAAGTGACGGAATGCCAACCTACCATCTAGCCAATATTGTAGATGACCATTTAATGGAAACCACACACGTGATCCGTGGAGAAGAATGGCTACCATCCCTACCCTTGCATGTACTATTGTACCAAGCCTTTGGTTGGGAAACGCCAGAATTTGCACATTTGCCATTAATATTAAAACCTGTAGGAAACGGAAAATTATCCAAAAGAGATGGCGATAAACTAGGTTTTCCGGTATTTCCGTTAGAATGGAAAACAGACCAAGGAATTGCAACTGGGTATAGAGAAAATGGTTTTTTTCCGGAAACGGTTATCAATTTCTTAGCCTTGTTGGGTTGGAATGATGGAACCGATAAAGAATTGTTTTCGTTAGAAGAATTAGTAGCTTCTTTTGATTTAAAACGAGTACACAAAGCAGGAGCAAAATTTGATCCCGAAAAAAACAAATGGTTTAACCACCAGTATTTAATGTTGCAAAGTGACGAAGCTTTGGCAAAGGCCTTCTCCCCTATTCTATCCGAAAAAAACATAGAAACATCCCAATATAATTTAGTCCGAATTGTTTCTTTAATAAAAGAACGAAGCCATTTTGTATCGGAGTTTTGGGATAGTAGTGATTTTTTCTTTCAGGCCCCTACGCAATACGATGCCAAAGCAACTAAAAACTGGAAAGAAGAAACTCCAGATTTAATGCTACAACTGATCCATGTTTTAGAACCAATAGATGACTTTACGGCAACCAACCTAGAAACCATTGTTAAAGATTGGATGCAAAACAACCAAATTGGCATGGGAAAAATTATGCAACCCTTTAGATTAAGTTTGGTAGGAGCATTAAAAGGACCCCATTTATTTGATATAGCAGAACTAATCGGCAAAACCGAAACAATCAATAGGATCCATAAAGCTATTAACAATTTATAA
- a CDS encoding SPFH domain-containing protein, with the protein MDIALLIILVFGLFILLSSFFTVKQQTAVIIERFGKYLSIRQSGLHLKIPLMDRIAGRVNLKIQQLDVIIETKTKDNVFVKLKVSVQFMVVKETVYDAFYKLEYPHDQITSYVFDVVRAEVPKLKLDDVFERKDDIAIAVKRELNEAMTTYGYTIINTLVTDIDPDIQVKNAMNRINAADREKTVAEFEAEASRIRIVAKAKAEAESKRLQGQGIADQRREIARGLVESVDVLNRVGINSQEASALIVVTQHYDTLQAIGADSNSNLILLPNSPQAGSEMLNNMVASFSASNQVGEMMKKGNRKKERQDSKESTMDTDRYLEPEDPQDTEKEE; encoded by the coding sequence ATGGACATTGCATTACTAATTATTCTTGTATTTGGATTATTTATCTTACTCTCCTCCTTCTTCACTGTGAAACAACAAACCGCAGTAATTATAGAACGGTTCGGAAAATATTTAAGCATCCGACAATCTGGACTGCATCTTAAAATTCCGCTAATGGATAGAATTGCAGGGCGTGTAAATCTTAAAATTCAGCAATTAGATGTTATCATTGAAACCAAAACCAAAGACAATGTTTTTGTAAAACTAAAAGTATCAGTACAATTTATGGTAGTCAAAGAAACGGTTTATGATGCGTTTTATAAATTAGAATACCCACACGATCAAATTACATCCTATGTATTTGATGTAGTACGAGCCGAAGTTCCTAAATTAAAATTAGACGATGTTTTTGAACGAAAAGACGATATTGCCATAGCCGTAAAAAGAGAATTGAATGAAGCCATGACTACCTACGGATATACCATTATCAATACCCTAGTAACGGATATTGACCCAGACATTCAGGTAAAAAATGCAATGAACAGAATCAATGCCGCAGATCGAGAAAAAACAGTTGCAGAATTTGAGGCCGAAGCTTCTAGAATACGCATTGTAGCCAAAGCCAAAGCTGAGGCAGAAAGCAAGCGTTTGCAAGGACAAGGTATTGCAGATCAAAGACGTGAAATTGCCAGAGGTTTGGTAGAAAGTGTAGATGTTCTAAACAGAGTTGGGATTAACTCTCAAGAGGCATCCGCCTTAATTGTGGTTACACAACATTACGATACTTTGCAAGCTATAGGGGCAGATTCAAATTCTAATTTAATTTTATTACCAAATTCTCCACAAGCTGGAAGCGAAATGTTAAACAACATGGTAGCTTCATTTAGCGCCTCTAACCAAGTAGGTGAAATGATGAAAAAAGGAAATAGAAAAAAAGAACGCCAAGATTCCAAAGAAAGTACTATGGATACGGATAGATATTTAGAACCCGAAGATCCACAAGACACCGAAAAGGAAGAATAA
- a CDS encoding DUF6327 family protein — MTTKKYASYAEIDAQLEILKLEKEISHQRLVLSIQKTKEALQPNQIISNLLGTVKMGFTGSYVSIIKTVISLVIPWIINKKRGR, encoded by the coding sequence ATGACAACCAAAAAATACGCTTCTTATGCAGAGATCGATGCGCAGTTAGAAATTCTTAAATTAGAAAAAGAAATCAGCCACCAAAGATTGGTTTTAAGCATTCAAAAGACTAAAGAAGCATTACAACCCAATCAGATTATTAGTAACTTGTTAGGAACGGTCAAGATGGGTTTTACGGGCTCTTACGTATCTATTATCAAAACAGTTATTTCTTTAGTTATCCCTTGGATTATAAACAAAAAAAGAGGCCGTTGA
- a CDS encoding phage holin family protein: MQNFRDNSEILELKINHIIMAFEELKNNAENIPEQLQSYIDSQVAYYKLQSFKVAMKSTTTIFKFVLLSLCFGMVLLFCSIALAFGLGEFFGNNAYGFLSVGGLYLVVTLILYLLKDQIIEGPILKKFSEIFFNN; encoded by the coding sequence ATGCAAAATTTCAGAGATAATTCAGAAATTTTAGAACTAAAAATAAACCACATTATTATGGCTTTTGAAGAGTTAAAAAACAATGCCGAAAACATTCCGGAACAACTACAATCTTATATAGATAGCCAAGTTGCTTATTACAAGCTACAATCGTTTAAGGTAGCCATGAAATCGACTACCACTATTTTTAAATTTGTACTTCTTTCTTTGTGTTTTGGTATGGTGTTGCTATTTTGTTCTATTGCATTAGCCTTTGGGTTAGGGGAGTTCTTTGGCAATAATGCGTATGGTTTTTTATCCGTTGGAGGACTTTATTTAGTGGTTACTTTAATTTTGTATTTGCTAAAAGACCAAATCATTGAAGGTCCAATACTAAAAAAATTCTCTGAAATATTTTTTAACAATTAG
- a CDS encoding YtxH domain-containing protein, with product MANNSGNTILAILTGAAIGAGIGILFAPDKGSKTRGKIKEGYKDAQKDLQKKYETLSEEVKTKLSTTKVDLEGSYEDLVSNMSHKTEDVIIFLENKLAELKDKNAKFQR from the coding sequence ATGGCAAACAATTCTGGAAATACCATTTTAGCTATTTTAACCGGTGCAGCAATTGGAGCAGGAATAGGAATTCTATTTGCACCAGATAAAGGTTCTAAAACTAGAGGAAAAATTAAAGAAGGCTACAAAGATGCTCAAAAAGATTTACAAAAAAAGTACGAAACCCTTTCGGAAGAAGTAAAAACCAAGTTATCTACCACCAAAGTAGATTTGGAGGGGAGCTACGAAGATTTGGTTTCTAACATGAGCCATAAAACAGAAGATGTAATTATTTTTTTGGAAAATAAATTAGCAGAGCTCAAAGACAAAAATGCAAAATTTCAGAGATAA
- a CDS encoding glutamine--tRNA ligase/YqeY domain fusion protein, with translation MATEEKSLHFIEQIIEENLSNGFSSDKLRFRFPPEPNGYLHIGHAKSICLQFGLGLRYNAPVNLRFDDTNPAKEEQEYVDAIKEDLQWLGFHWDEERYASDYFQQLYDWAVLMIKKGVAYVDSQSSEAIAIQKGTPTQAGVDGPFRNRSIAENLALFEGMKNGDFPEGTHVLRAKIDMSSKNMLLRDPLMYRILHRHHHRTANDWKIYPMYDFAHGESDYIEQISHSICTLEFVMHKELYNWFLDQIYDSNKVRPHQYEFARLNLNYTVMSKRKLLQLVQDKIVTGWDDPRMPTISGLRRRGYTAHSIRKFCDIIGVAKRENVIDYSLLEFCLREDLNKNAPRVMAVLDPIKVVITNYPEDKEEFLDAENNPEDSTAGFRKLPFSRELYLEREDFLEQAPAKFFRLSLGNEVRLKNAYIIKAESISKDSQGNITEIQVSYDTDSLSGSGSEASKRKVAGTLHWVSIKHAIKAEVRLYDRLFTDEAPDTHKEKNFLDFINQNSLQTVVGYLEPSLNTAQLGDQFQFQRLGYFAIDKDSNSSELVFNKTVGLKDAWEEKGKKEANLLMATQKEINKYVKEKDQTVAQIGLVSILDNIKSIDNYTLLNQTIVKNIKNDANALLFANLILQHSDKITFKDIDPESLAKLYNMSIKSQLVAVRILTLQNLQANTASLLVFKNLLLEIQAKEKNEAVLAILNAMLF, from the coding sequence ATGGCTACAGAAGAAAAATCACTCCATTTTATAGAACAAATTATTGAAGAAAACCTATCCAATGGATTCTCTTCAGATAAATTACGCTTTCGATTTCCGCCAGAACCCAACGGCTATTTGCACATTGGTCATGCCAAATCTATTTGCTTGCAATTTGGACTCGGATTGCGTTATAATGCGCCAGTAAACCTGCGTTTTGATGACACTAACCCTGCCAAAGAAGAGCAAGAGTATGTAGATGCCATCAAAGAGGATTTGCAGTGGTTAGGCTTTCATTGGGATGAAGAACGGTATGCTTCGGATTATTTTCAGCAATTGTACGATTGGGCCGTTTTAATGATTAAAAAAGGCGTAGCCTATGTAGACAGCCAGTCTTCAGAAGCTATAGCCATTCAAAAAGGAACTCCAACACAAGCTGGAGTAGATGGTCCTTTTAGAAACCGCTCCATTGCAGAAAATTTAGCATTATTTGAAGGCATGAAAAATGGGGATTTTCCGGAAGGAACCCATGTTTTGCGTGCCAAAATTGACATGAGTTCTAAAAACATGTTACTGCGGGATCCCTTGATGTATCGTATTTTGCACCGCCACCACCACCGAACAGCTAACGATTGGAAAATCTATCCAATGTATGATTTTGCACATGGCGAGAGTGATTATATAGAGCAAATTTCGCACTCAATTTGTACCCTAGAATTTGTTATGCATAAAGAACTGTATAACTGGTTTTTGGATCAAATTTACGATTCAAATAAGGTAAGACCACACCAATACGAATTTGCGCGTTTGAACCTAAATTATACCGTTATGAGTAAACGAAAGTTACTCCAATTGGTTCAAGATAAAATCGTTACCGGATGGGACGATCCTAGAATGCCTACCATTTCCGGATTACGAAGAAGGGGATATACTGCGCATTCTATTCGTAAATTTTGTGATATAATTGGTGTAGCAAAACGCGAAAATGTTATCGATTATTCTTTATTAGAATTTTGCTTGCGCGAAGATTTAAACAAAAATGCTCCTAGAGTGATGGCTGTTTTAGATCCTATAAAAGTAGTAATAACTAATTATCCAGAAGATAAAGAAGAATTTTTGGACGCCGAAAACAATCCAGAAGATAGTACAGCAGGATTCCGAAAGCTTCCTTTTTCTAGAGAATTGTATCTAGAAAGAGAAGATTTTTTAGAACAGGCACCTGCCAAATTCTTTCGTTTAAGTCTTGGTAATGAGGTACGCTTAAAAAACGCTTATATCATCAAGGCAGAATCTATTAGCAAAGACTCTCAAGGAAATATCACCGAAATTCAAGTAAGCTATGATACGGATTCTTTGAGCGGAAGTGGGAGTGAGGCCTCCAAAAGAAAAGTAGCAGGAACCTTGCATTGGGTTTCCATTAAGCATGCCATTAAAGCCGAAGTTAGGTTGTACGATAGGTTGTTTACCGATGAGGCACCAGATACGCATAAGGAGAAAAATTTTCTGGATTTTATAAACCAAAATTCTTTACAAACCGTAGTTGGTTATCTAGAACCAAGCCTTAATACTGCACAATTGGGAGATCAATTTCAGTTTCAGCGTTTGGGTTATTTTGCCATTGACAAAGACAGCAATAGTTCGGAATTAGTATTCAATAAAACTGTAGGTTTAAAAGATGCTTGGGAAGAAAAAGGCAAAAAAGAAGCCAATTTATTGATGGCTACACAAAAAGAAATCAACAAATACGTTAAAGAGAAAGACCAAACTGTGGCCCAAATAGGCTTAGTTTCTATTCTGGACAACATAAAAAGCATCGATAATTATACGTTATTAAATCAAACCATTGTAAAAAATATCAAGAACGATGCTAATGCCTTGTTATTTGCTAATTTGATTTTGCAGCATTCGGACAAAATAACTTTTAAGGATATCGATCCAGAGTCTTTAGCCAAACTTTATAACATGTCTATAAAAAGTCAATTGGTAGCTGTTAGAATTTTGACCCTACAAAACCTACAAGCAAATACTGCTAGTCTTTTGGTTTTTAAAAATTTATTATTAGAAATACAAGCCAAAGAAAAAAATGAAGCCGTATTAGCCATTTTAAATGCTATGCTATTTTAG
- the folB gene encoding dihydroneopterin aldolase, whose protein sequence is MGTIKLKNIRTFSYHGCLIEEGKIGSDYVINLEVKTDFKKSCTSDDLKDTVDYVLLNKIVKEEMAIRSHLLEHVGQRITTRILDSVPEISRVLLGISKLNPPIGGDVEAVTIELKEYRSKTDSKK, encoded by the coding sequence ATGGGAACTATTAAACTTAAAAATATACGCACGTTTTCGTACCACGGTTGTTTGATTGAAGAAGGAAAAATTGGGTCCGATTATGTCATAAATTTAGAAGTAAAAACAGATTTTAAGAAATCGTGTACTTCGGATGATTTAAAGGATACCGTAGATTATGTGCTACTCAATAAAATAGTAAAAGAAGAAATGGCTATTAGATCCCATTTATTGGAGCATGTAGGACAAAGAATTACTACCAGGATCTTGGATAGTGTTCCTGAAATTTCAAGAGTTTTATTAGGTATTTCTAAGCTAAACCCTCCTATTGGTGGCGATGTTGAGGCCGTAACTATTGAATTAAAAGAATATAGAAGCAAGACAGACTCTAAAAAATAG
- a CDS encoding LysE family translocator yields the protein MINDILLGIPWGIFLSFMIGPVFFILLETSIIKGFRAALVVDLGVVLGDIIFIAVAYLGSYRLIQDLQDKPALFIFGGILMLAYGLISFLNLRKEKKVNTQQIDKEIIKKNYLSLFIKGFLLNIINIGVLGFWMAVILSVGPKLEMENTRMLTFFSTVILTYLAIDCIKILLAKQLKSKMTPSNILKIKKGISIVLMLFGLVLITQGWFPKEKEMVKNAFHKIEKPH from the coding sequence ACGATATATTATTAGGGATTCCTTGGGGAATTTTTTTAAGTTTTATGATTGGTCCTGTTTTTTTTATCTTACTAGAGACCAGTATTATAAAAGGATTTAGAGCCGCTTTAGTAGTAGATTTAGGAGTTGTATTGGGAGATATAATTTTTATTGCAGTAGCCTATTTAGGAAGCTATAGGCTAATTCAAGATTTGCAAGACAAACCAGCTCTCTTCATCTTTGGTGGCATACTAATGCTTGCATACGGGCTAATCTCGTTTTTAAATTTACGCAAAGAGAAAAAAGTAAATACCCAGCAAATTGATAAAGAAATAATCAAGAAAAATTATCTTAGCCTCTTTATTAAAGGGTTTTTATTAAATATAATCAATATTGGAGTGCTTGGTTTTTGGATGGCAGTAATCCTTTCTGTAGGACCAAAATTAGAGATGGAGAATACTAGAATGCTTACTTTTTTTAGCACCGTTATCCTCACTTATTTAGCCATAGATTGTATTAAAATACTTTTGGCCAAACAGTTAAAATCCAAAATGACTCCTTCAAATATTTTAAAAATAAAAAAAGGAATTAGTATTGTTTTAATGCTATTTGGATTGGTTTTAATAACCCAAGGCTGGTTTCCAAAAGAAAAAGAAATGGTAAAAAATGCTTTTCATAAGATAGAAAAGCCACACTAA